From a region of the Panicum virgatum strain AP13 chromosome 2K, P.virgatum_v5, whole genome shotgun sequence genome:
- the LOC120694875 gene encoding uncharacterized protein LOC120694875 has product MNLTLLLPRDGMFAVEVKVEGFMLKDASGRKSYTKGRVFKWDVEYGSLTLDLLLKHLATELNLCTDQLPTVWFYDKRLNEDTRLADEIQMIDLFEMYKEEMTCQVVIGVFDRSTCQDHEFDELEPLCVIPPADAPADAPDDAPVDAADDAPDDAAVLGTHGNRKAPTRCPTQPIVRPAAAHENSEAADEVECDREPDIFDNEEEYVGLDDEATYAENPQPPEFAHPQPSDNANSNATDDPDVDFVHVEAEVDDADPDEVTVLHDPENPKIVKGELFPDIIAFRKAIRHYAVKTGFEFATAGYKSDKSRFIAKCAAEGCPWRIHASTIFDKKTVQIKVLPAPHNCPTTKLREGKMASQGWCADRLGEWVKNNPIKGAKDAKDKLEGDFGIKLKYSKAWSGLKVALEQIHGKYEESFQLLYNWAAQLEISSPGSRVQIEVQKVGKRNRFKRIFVALKPCIDGFLTGCRPFVGVDASFLNGKYTGQLASATGVDGHNWLYHIAFGVFDVENEDNWTWFLDNLHSVIGDPPGLVICSDACKGLENAVGAVFPNAENRECARHMYKNFMKYYTGDVFTDHLYPAARNYTEGMFKWHMKKIYEFAPDAIDYLQQNHPRIWYRCGFYEHSKCDYLTNNVSESFNAQIKEFKGLHLHELVDRIRELIMEKRYLRKKLAQNWGDGILPGVMKDLNLKSNNLKVVKVKVSDDDFAEVTLLDDWNNQKRHIVDLKNKNCGCREWQVTGKPCKHALAWILSNRGLQIADFVHEYYSVAKFRAAYEGRVEAMPDRSQWPEVDLGFKVYPPLLGRAPGRPKVQRQRGCLEKRAAKKRVKCSRCRGFGHFAKTCKLEMVGEDGETAPTKNKRKRTEDTAGPSFVKKKKPSKRKKTPKKKKTPAKKRQQRDAAAPPAKVVRSLMDLISGDGH; this is encoded by the exons ATGAATTTGACTTTACTTCTGCCTAGGGATGGGATGTTTGCGGTAGAGGTAAAAGTCGAAGGGTTCATGCTTAAAGACGCTAGTGGTAGAAAATCATACACAAAAGGGCGAGTTTTCAAGTGGGATGTTGAGTATGGGTCACTGACGTTAGACTTGCTGTTGAAACATCTGGCAACCGAGTTGAATCTATGCACTGACCAGTTACCCACTGTTTGGTTTTATGACAAAAGATTGAATGAGGACACCAGACTAGCTGATGAGATACAAATGATTGATTTGTTTGAAATGTATAAGGAAGAGATGACATGCCAGGTTGTAATAGGTGTATTTGATAGATCTACTTGTCAGGATCATGAGTTTGATGAACTGGAGCCTCTGTGTGTGATTCCTCCTGCTGATGCACCTGCTGATGCACCTGATGATGCACCTGTTGATGCAGCTGATGATGCACCTGATGATGCAGCAGTTTTAGGCACTCATGGCAATCGTAAAGCACCCACTAGATGTCCCACTCAGCCTATAGTCAGGCCAGCTGCTGCTCATGAAAATTCAGAGGCAGCGGATGAGGTAGAGTGTGATAGAGAACCAGATATTTTTGACAACGAAGAAGAATATGTGGGACTTGATGATGAGGCCACATATGCTGAAAATCCACAGCCACCAGAGTTTGCACATCCACAGCCATCTGACAATGCTAACTCTAATGCCACCGATGATCCTGatgttgattttgtccatgtcGAGGCAGAGGTGGATGATGCTGATCCTGACGAGGTCACTGTATTGCATGATCCTGAGAATCCCAAAATTGTGAAAGGGGAGCTGTTTCCTGATATCATTGCATTTAGGAAAGCCATAAGACATTATGCTGTGAAGACTGGATTTGAGTTTGCTACTGCTGGTTACAAAAGTGACAAGTCAAGGTTCATAGCAAAGTGTGCAGCAGAGGGATGCCCTTGGCGCATACATGCTTCCACCATTTTTGATAAGAAAACTGTACAG ATCAAAGTGCTGCCTGCTCCCCACAATTGTCCTACCACCAAGCTAAGAGAAGGGAAAATGGCCAGTCAAGGCTGGTGTGCAGACAGGCTTGGAGAGTGGGTTAAGAACAACCCAATAAAGGGAGCAAAGGATGCAAAGGACAAGTTGGAGGGtgactttggaattaagctgaAGTACTCTAAAGCTTGGTCTGGTTTGAAGGTAGCCTTGGAGCAAATTCATGGTAAGTACGAAGAAAGCTTTCAACTTCTGTACAATTGGGCAGCACAACTGGAAATAAGTTCACCTGGAAGTAGAGTACAGATAGAGGTACAGAAGGTTGGTAAGAGAAATAGGTTCAAGAGGATATTTGTTGCTTTGAAGCCATGCATTGATGGATTCTTAACTGGTTGTAGACCTTTTGTAGGAGTAGATGCATCTTTTCTTAATGGAAAGTATACTGGGCAATTGGCTTCAGCAACAGGTGTTGATGGGCACAACTGGTTGTATCATATTGCTTTTGGGGTGTTTGACGTGGAGAATGAGGACAATTGGACGTGGTTCCTAGACAATTTGCACAGTGTCATAGGAGACCCTCCAGGTCTAGTGATATGTTCTGATGCTTGTAAAGGGTTAGAGAATGCTGTTGGGGCTGTTTTCCCCAATGCTGAAAACAGGGAGTGTGCAAGGCACATGTACAAAAACTTCATGAAGTACTACACGGGAGACGTTTTCACTGATCACTTGTATCCTGCTGCAAGGAACTACACAGAGGGCATGTTCAAGTGGCATATGAAGAAAATCTATGAGTTTGCTCCTGATGCAATAGACTACCTGCAGCAAAATCATCCTAGGATATGGTACAGATGTGGCTTCTATGAGCATAGCAAATGTGATTACTTAACTAATAATGTATCTGAGAGCTTTAATGCTCagatcaaggaattcaaaggaCTTCATCTCCATGAGCTAGTTGACAGGATTAGAGAGCTCATAATGGAGAAAAGGTACCTAAGAAAGAAGCTGGCACAGAATTGGGGAGATGGAATCCTACCTGGTGTAATGAAGGACTTGAACCTCAAAAGCAATAACCTCAAAGTTGTTAAGGTTAAAGTCAGTGATGATGACTTCGCAGAGGTGACACTGCTGGATGATTGGAATAACCAGAAAAGACACATAGTTGATCTGAAAAACAAGAATTGTGGATGCAGGGAATGGCAGGTAACTGGCAAGCCATGCAAGCATGCCTTGGCGTGGATACTGTCCAACAGAGGTCTGCAAATTGCTGATTTTGTGCATGAATATTACTCAGTTGCAAAGTTCAGAGCAGCTTATGAAGGTAGAGTTGAGGCAATGCCAGACAGATCACAATGGCCAGAAGTTGATCTTGGATTTAAGGTTTACCCACCTTTGCTTGGAAGAGCACCAGGAAGGCCGAAGGTTCAAAGGCAAAGGGGATGCCTAGAGAAAAGGGCCGCCAAAAAGAGAGTCAAATGTTCAAGGTGTCGAGGTTTTGGTCACTTTGCCAAGACATGCAAACTTGAGATGGTTGGAGAGGATGGAGAAACAGCACCaacaaaaaataaaag GAAGAGGACTGAAGACACAGCTGGACCATCATTTGTCAAAAAGAAGAAGCCATcaaagaggaagaagacccctaagaagaagaaaacaccTGCCAAGAAGAGACAGCAAAGggatgctgctgctcctccagcCAAGGTAGTCAGAAGCTTGATGGACCTAATTTCTGGTGATGGACACTGA